ACATAAAAAATCAAGATAACTATAGTAAATGGAACCAGATGGATCCGGATATGAAAAAAACATATCAAGGCACAGATGGAACTGAAGGTTTTATTTATGCTTGGGAAAGTGACGATCAAGGTGCCGGAAAAGGAGAGCAGGAAATTAAAAAGATCGTAGAAGGAGAGCGGGTTGATTGTGAGATCCGTTTTAAAGAGCCTATGGAATCATCAGCCCCGGTATACATGACAACAACATCTGCAACAAACAACCAAACCCTGATAAAATGGGGTTTTAATGGTAAAATGCCCTATCCGATGAATGTGATGTTATTGTTTATGGATATGGATGAGATCATTGGAGATGATCTACAAACGAGTCTCGACAAATTAAAAAATGTACTCGAAAATGATATATAGTGTGATTTTCCGTACGACGAGAAGAAAGATATGTCAATGACGGTGCCCTGGTTCCCATATGAGCCGCAAAAAGCTGCTTAACTTTTCTTCTTCTTTCATTAATGGAACACCTGTTACAATACCTATCAATAAATTATCTGCAATACTTACACGCATCTGGGGCCTAGCTACGAGATTAAATTTCTCATTATCAATGTCTTTGTTGAATTCAATGCCGACGAAATTTCTGGTATTGGGAACCATGTAATGAAAACTGGTATTGATTTCAAAACTTGTGTTCCAAGCAGGAGAGCGGAATGCTCGTTCTATTCTAGGTCCGGTATACACGAGACTATGAAATTGAGCGCCCAAACGTTTAGCCATTACCAGAAACGGATTAAACAGATTACCACTTACAAGTGGCTCTTTACCGTAATTATCAAAATCAGTTAACAGTATTTCATTGATATAGCCAAGGGCAAAACTAGACTGATATTTCTCGGATACTAAAAATGTCCATTGTATAGCACTTTTGAAGCTTTCAATTTTCGATGAACGCCCACTGCTCCTATCTGCTGCCGCGGTATAAAAGGTCACGGGTACTTCAAATTCTAAACCTAACCGGTCTGCGGGAGCAAATTCGTATTCAACCAATGCTTGATAATTGTCATATTTTCTTTTGTCAGTCAGTCCAAAAGCAAAGTTCCATTCCTTTTCACCCTTTCTTGCACCTAAATCTCTAATAAGATCAATA
This Olivibacter sp. SDN3 DNA region includes the following protein-coding sequences:
- a CDS encoding SRPBCC family protein, yielding MKILKFILFTILGIVVVVLITALFVKKEYAVEREVVVNKPRQEVFDYIKYIKNQDNYSKWNQMDPDMKKTYQGTDGTEGFIYAWESDDQGAGKGEQEIKKIVEGERVDCEIRFKEPMESSAPVYMTTTSATNNQTLIKWGFNGKMPYPMNVMLLFMDMDEIIGDDLQTSLDKLKNVLENDI
- a CDS encoding HAEPLYID family protein, whose translation is MRIKNIIIQTFLPCIPFFAIAQQKERPKIEHAEPLYIDLIRDLGARKGEKEWNFAFGLTDKRKYDNYQALVEYEFAPADRLGLEFEVPVTFYTAAADRSSGRSSKIESFKSAIQWTFLVSEKYQSSFALGYINEILLTDFDNYGKEPLVSGNLFNPFLVMAKRLGAQFHSLVYTGPRIERAFRSPAWNTSFEINTSFHYMVPNTRNFVGIEFNKDIDNEKFNLVARPQMRVSIADNLLIGIVTGVPLMKEEEKLSSFLRLIWEPGHRH